The genomic window taaaaaccatgtgcccatggctggttagccatttcagccatccccaccttaccaccatacttgctgcatcattgcaaaggaagagggctagtgggaggcattactgccagttaaataccaatcgtGATCTCCCCAATGTGGAGATGcagaagagattatagggaattttgggaaataccaaggacttctggggaatgaagtctagggttcaaaatctccatttctaCATTCCCCCCCTGAGACCCgcggaagactagtctctccagtgggtcttataACAGCtatgaaattgcaataatttggggaacaaaggaaaagagaacaaaaccaataattgctaggtacattgacaaaaagccagttagggggcagtccccttcagcataagagtatacattcaaattaaatgttgaatcaaccacacccaaagttcattctggatcttcttgatgtagcttgtgatctgtggaggcatcttcatggtgccttctaagaagagttcattttctggatttggagaggtagcatgttttttaaactaaaattactctgaaaaagaattttaaatttgtaatttaaaataataataatatattcccccTTGAAGAaggtattgaaaaacacagggatcacttagggatgcatggctgcgttatgaggtatatgaatcaattggcaagaaaattaaaaaatatttttaaaaagccaaatttaaaaaataagttctgaatgaaatatagactatcaaagtcttaggtgtaaaaattctaagtaaaggaaaaataaatccataacaggtccttgaatcagggctcaattaaaatgatttaaagaattgtgcatttacccaatcagtaaaATGCATAATTGTTTAAATCATTTTAGATCATTttagatttaaacaattatgcattttactgattgggtaaatgcacaattctttaaatcattttaattgtagTCAGGACAGTAGTCAGGAcaatagaaagtttgccacaccatgaaagacagaaaagggattagattataggagctaggtaggagccaaatttgagatacttggtagaatatggGTCAAGGAAGACCtgtttaacacatgttaaacagccacaatcttgaaccccaaacaagttaaaGTTCTCTTGcttggctcaaaaaaaaaattttttttttttaaatttaatttaatttttattttgtcaatttcaaacattattccttggttacaagaatcattttatCCCTCCCTCCCGTCCCCAACACTTctccatagccaacacacaattccactgggtattacatgtgaccttgatcagaatctatttccatgtggttgatgtttgcactaggatgttaatttagaatatatatcCTCAGTcaatatccccctcgacccatgtaatcaagcagttgtttttctttggtgtttctactcttacagtttttcctctgaatgtggatagtgttctttctcatagatccctccaagttgttcaggatcactgcatttccactaatggagaagtccattacattcgattgtaccacagtgtatcagtttctgtgtacaatgttctcctggttctgctccttttgctctgcatcacttcctttaggtcattccagttcacatggaattgctccggtttattatttctttgagcacaatagtaatagtattccatcaccaacatataccacaatttgttcagccattccccaattgaagggcatcccctcattttccaattttttgccaccacaaagagcgcagctatgaatattcttgtatatgtctttttccttattatctatttggggtacaaacccagcagtgctatggctggatcaaagggtagacagtcttttagccctctttgggcatagttccaaattgtcctccacaATGATTGGATCTTGGCTCAAAATCTTCATCAAtgccattgggattggttggtctctttgaccttgtgctcgattggcactatgcagtctagctttgtgtttctttgacactgtgcaatggctttttttgtattcccttctcctggaatcagataaaatcattaagcaaagtcccaaattttttttaaacaatcagttgcatcatttttatagtctaaagctttttgggtatgcattggcattatagcaaatatattttaaacttgtattactgcaaaatcaaaaaagttaaagaaaatcttctcaatgctagtgacgtgcttcaaatacaaaatggagagaaaaaaaacaaatagtatattgcacatacaaacaaaaacaataataaaagttttaaaaaccaaaaatatatatagcttacaatcattgacactgccagctaaggaaaggtagaatacaaaggtttgtcaccccaaaatgagatccatttccttttcaaacttggccatgatccactgtgagtgcagagcaaataattttcacaaagtaatagtttttttATAAAGACCAGGAATACAACAGGTaatggcacattcaaaaagtatcaaaatccccaaagttatatagcccatttaattacaatagcaaaaaaacccactatcatatttcatataagttgctgtatgacaaaaaaaaccaacccaatgaactgatggatatttgtcagaatttttacagacatagcataTCTTTCAACCTTAAGAAAACCGTCATTGTTGGATCAATTTAGCAAGGATTTGGTCATGTCATTGGCCTACCTCTACTAATTTGCTTCCTGAGGAAAACCTCAGTGATTTATTGACAATAGTATGTTATTTTCATAAACTCTTGAAATGTTCTCCAGATACTTGTCAGAATTGTCTTGCTCATCTCCTGGATCAGTGCTTTATTACTTTAAAAGGTTTCTTTTAAACATAGTCAGTTAAAAGGTAAATTTCTACCCATTTTGAGAAATGGTTACTCTTTTCACAGGTGTTTTTGTTCTATATTCtgaaaatgtagaaaatataCCTACAGCTGATAGAGATTTCAGTTATGCTAAGCATAAGACACAAGTTACGTTCTTATCTCTAGTTGCTATTTTTTATGAAAAGAtttgaaacaggaaaacattgcatTTACTTTTGCAATGTATTAAATTTATCTTCAAATGCCATTAAGTGCCagattatttctattatatttctaaaattttgcataattcattatatttaaattttgaattttttatgttACAAGTTATTTGGCTAGAACATTGAACAATTTAATGTGCTTCAGATAATTTGTATAACACAGTGGCTGCTCTGCTATGAGGATACTAGTGATATGTTATTTTCAGAAGCATTTAAACTCACATGACACTTATGGAACAAATTAGGATTGTTACCAAAGAAATTGGGCTGGCATCTTGAGATGATTGACTTGAATGGATATATGGCCTTGGAATCCTGTCTTTTCTCAAGATAAACAACCTCCATTCCATTAATGGTATCTTCTACAATTGTTTCATGTTGGAATTGAGCTAGTCTCCCCTCTCAGTTCTCAGGATTAGGTCCTGTCCAACATAGTTCTTACCTAGGCCCTGAGCAGTTCTGGATGCCACATTTGAGGAAGGATGTTGACAAACAGTTCTGGAATGATGATGGAAACTCAAACCCCCAAGCTTCAACCAGGGTTCAAGGATAAATGGATTAGCATATGAAAGGGACTTCAGACTTATTGTATTTGACCCCAGTGAGGTAGATTTTAGCTCTCTGAAAAAATCTAGCAATAAGAAGTATGTTCTTgtgcatgtcagatctttggagaaaaGCAATATTGTAGAAGGTGATGGTTTGTCTATTTGAATTAGAGGGCTTCATAAAGCCCATTTCTAGAATTCTGATGGTTGTTGCTGAGCTCAGGAACCTCACCTGTTCTTGTCCTGAGCTATAAGAATTGAAATTGGATAACAGCCAGGgtattgaggaaaagaaaaggtgaAAAGAAGTTGAAGTGAGAAGAAGGCTTCTGTTTGTGACACTTAAGCTTCCAGAAAAACACTAGAATTCAGCTTTGCTTTATTTCATCCTATCTTAGGTACTAGATACTTAGTAACAATAGGCTAAGAATCAACGGTCACTTTAAAATCTAGAAAATGAGTATCATTAAATCTACCTTCTACCTCTTTAGATATATAAATTATCTCCCAGAATAGAAACTATTTCCTTATTACTTTTTGCTGGACTATTATGTTAGTTTTCTAATTCATTACCTGGCATCAAGTTTCTGCCCTCTGCAGTCCATTCTCCACAAGATATGTCTGATTTTCATATTTTGAAGATCTGGATGCTCACTACACTCCCCTACTagcatttatttttccaattttattttacattactcCGCTTCATACACTGTGGTCCTGCCAAACTGGCCTTTTTGCTGTTACATCAAACATGATACTcttatctctcatctctctctgctTTTGCAAAGGCTAGAATATACTTCTTGACCATCACCTCTAAAAATctttcaaagctcaactcaagtACTTTCTCTTACATGAGGCATTACCTGATCCActgattttgtatttatttctctgtaCATGTTGTCTTTCTTATTAAATAAAACATAAGGAATACAcattgcctgacacatagaaggtatttaataaatgcttacatcTTCTGCAtcctaagctttttttttctacatAATCTCCAACCTaagttaaaatgtaaaaattagagaaaattagGATGGCTTCTGAGTCTTCCTACAAactgtttttaattaaatttacttTATTTAATTGACTAAACGAAGTTCAGAAAAGAATGTTTTTAGATGTTAAGTGACTACAGACTAGGTTCTATCTTTTTTATGAATGTGAACAGAAGGTTAAAAAGAGGTTTTAGCATCCAGCCTGTAGGTACCTTCATTTAAGCATCAGTAGGGTATGGGGTAACTCTTTGGCCAACTGGACATAGTGAAAAGTTGAGAGTTAGGCAAAGGCTTAGAAAGAAACACATccttaattttataataataaaaaatggggataatcggACCTAATATTCAGAATTATGCTGTATAGGCAGATTTTAGGAATATATTTCTTCTGCATATTCAGGGACACATAATTTGAAGATTTGATTGCTCTCCAAATGAATGCTTAATTGGAAATAACTCATAATAATTATGTGATTAATCAGAAATGTTAAGAAACACCATGAAGTTCATTTCAGCTGAACATCTTGAAAAACTTGAGTTTTGACAGCTTTTGAAAAATTAGTAGAGGGGACACTTGACAGTTTTCTTGTGCTGAAAAAggattcatttcattcattcacactTAATTCAGTCTTAACTTCAGACTGATTTCACAATAATCCTTAGActgtttaaataattttttttcagaagtactaaagataaaaattttaaattaataggaACTGTAGTTCCCAGGAAattattttagtgtttttttttccccttccattctCTTGTTTTTGCAAGTTGAACTCTTTCTCTAAACATAATTTTACAGAATTTCAGGTTTGGAAGGCAACCTAGGCCATTTTGTCTTAATTAGTAACTAAACAAAAATCCTCTCTAAAACACACCCAGTATGTGGTCCTCAAGACTTTACTTTAAGATCTTCATTGAAGGGCTTTCTTCCTAGATAGCCCATTCCACTGTTGCTTAGCTCTGATTGTTAAGAGCTATTCAaaatctttactccttttttCCCATCTggcctcactttcttccttttagtCATGACATTCCAATTAACAGGTTCAGCTTCTCTTTGTCTTCCTTCATTGAATCTCCTTCCCCTTAGCCATTCATTGCTTTCCAAAACCATTCCTGGATACTTCATACCAAATCACTTACTATGGAATGCTACTCTATTCCATGCATGTTAtctattataaaaaaaatcacaacacaACCACACTAATTATTCATGTTTGCTCTGGAAAGTTAATATTATCATagttgttatgttgttattatagttattatacaTCAAGCCTAGATTTACTTTTTTACATTGTTGTGCTATTGTTCTAGCCAAGCAGAACAATTCTAATTAATCTTCCATGTGTCATTTCTTCAGATAAATGAAAATGGCTATTATGTCTTCATGTTTTCACTAAACTAAACATCTTTAGTTTTAGCTCATGCTCACCTTCACTGTCAACTGTCTTTCTTTAGATACTCTGTAGCTCACCGATAGCCTTGCTAAAACGTTCCTAGAATTAAATACAGTTTTCTGAATGAGATACTACatctcttgtttttttgtttcagttgtgttcaactctttgtttgcagatactagagtagtttgccattttcttctccagtttgttttacaaacgaggaaactgaggcaaatagagttaagtgatttgccaagggtcatgGAGCCAGAAAATATCAGAGGTCAGGTTTGACctgaggaaaatgaatcttttacactccaggcttggtgctctatctttTGTGGCACCAACTGCCCTTGACCTGGATACCATTAATTCAGCCCAAGATTATACCAAATtggtatatcttttaaaaaagttttcttgattctttttttttttagtcatgctTCATTTTTAGGCCTTACAAGATGTCCTTTCTCTTTCACCCCTAAGCAGTAAACTCAGACTTGTAACAAAAACTGTTAAGCATGGCCAGTTCGCATATGGTGACAATCTACCTGTAATAATCCCACTTCTCTACTTCTATAGGAAGGGGAAGTATGTTTTATAATCTTTTTGTCAAAGCAAAGATTGATCATTATAAAGGGCTCTGTGTTTGGCTTCCTGttagtattctttctcctttatattattgttgtatatattgttctcttaATTCACTGTGGATCAGTTCatattattccaatttttatttgaattcctTATATTTGAAAATGATGACTTCTAAACTGATAGTTTATCAGTTAGAACAGCTAATTAGGGGAAATCTTCGAGAAAGATTTTTGAAGGTCTTGAGTTTGATTATACAAGTAGTGTGGCTACTTAGAGATTTCCTTATCAGACataatgaatatattttgcaAAGCAATTTTTGATTAATGGAATGTGATAGAACCTTATTGCATGATAGCTTCCAACTGTGGGTGATAACTTCTGAGGAGGGTTTTGTGTTATATACTTTTTAGAGAGTTCTTCAATTCTAATTAAGAAATGCATATGGAGGGTCTCAAAAAAAATTAGTGCTTCAATATGTTAGCAATCAGCCTTGAAAATGAATTGTATGTGACTTGTTAGCTTCAGACTATCTTTGTATAACAAGACATATGGTATTATTTGTTTGACTTCCTCTTTTCTGTTTTACATCTAGAGTATCTTCAATATTCATGCTGCACTTTGTAGAAGGCTTGCCTTCTAATGACTTgcagttctattcatttcattttgaagGCTTTTTCTACCAAATAACTTGTGTGATTCAatatcaaatgaaagaaaaacattttataacttGGATTTTGAATTCTGATGGTAagtattttaacttaaaattattattagaaatgaagtttaaaaatatttgtcaaaattaGACAGTAAGAACTTTTGATAAAGCTAAGCTAATTCACATCTGTAGTTAAGAATTCAAATGATCTAGTTTGCAGTCTTAATAGGAAAAGACTAATGATAGTTTtgtgtgtatctatatgtatAGCTACACATACATGTTATCACATTCTACATTTAAGGAACAAACAAGATTTTATTCCACTAAAGatcttaaatgtaaaaatattgtaGCTCTGGAAAAGTTCTAACATctttaacaaatttttttttcatggtttatACTTCTGTATTCAGATATAATTATTAAGTAAAGGCTTTCAGCATTATTTAGATTAAACTCAAGAAAGTGCTAAACCTGACCTCAAGAAGTGAAATTCAGATAGTTTCCATTTGCCAATGGCTATATTTTAGCCCTAAGCAATTTTTGGATTCAAGATTGTGTCTTTCTTCTGAAAAGTCATGTATATAAAAACGTCATGTATATAATGCAAATCTGTATTTTAGTTTAATAGTGATGCTGGGAAAACAGTAACTCAAGTGGGCTCTCACCACAGCAGTGCCTTATTCCTTCCcaattgattattttcttttctttttaaacccttattctctgtcttagaattccaaggcagaatagtgataagagccagacaaatggggttaagtgacttgcccagtcacacagctaggaagtatttagatcagatttgaatccagtacctcctgtctccaggcttgccTCTGTCCACTCattgagccaccagctgccccctctaattgATTCTTTTGTCCTCTCCACAAGTGTGTTACAAGCCATGTCTTTTCTCATGCCTCACACCACGTACCTCAACTGTTTAACTGAAGAATTTGATTCatatttactgagaaaatagatTGTTTTTCTGTAagctcctttttttctctttctgcacTACAAAATCCCTTCATATTACCCTCTATTTATTCCAGTCTCTGATGATCCGTTCTTGTCAAGTCAGCCCCTTTACATGTATTCTCTCCAAAACCTCCctgtccttcctcttttccctctctccttctcctttagATAGTATAAGAGGTTAAAAGATTGCATGTGACTTGAGGCACTTTTTGCCTCTAAATTGGACTGCAGAGATTACTGATAGCTTACAGCTTTCTGAAAGGAACTGTTGAAAGTCTACCAGAATTTTGTTAtattgaaaatgttttgaaaCAAACAGgactttttattatattctaatgggattTAAAAGTTGGTGGTATAGCCATATATATCTGTATGTTCATTCTCTTAGCTCAGTTAACCAAAAATTTCTAACAATTATTTTTGAGATCTTATTTTTGGGAATGGTGATTTAATTTTTGATATTACTTATAATACTTGTTCATTTCCTGATAATTCCTAATAGTATTGGGGGTGGGTAGTGAGGTACAAGGCTGAATTGCCTTAATAAACTGCTTTAGTTCTTTAGAATTGACTTATAAGAATACTGCCTTTGTTATTAAAGAGAAGGATCTTAAGCATTTGGCTGCCAAAACAGGTGCTGCCATAAAGATAAGCAGGATTATACAGTAGTCAGACATAGAAGTTGAAAGGCAAAGAAGTAGTTACTCTTTGAGCAGAGGGAGGTAGTTTATACATTCATGTACTGAGGATCCTTTGAGTGTTTAAattgttcactttattttttttttcaggaaccTGGCTAGAATGTGATGATTTAAAAGGCCCATACTGTAAAAGATATGATAAATTTGAAGTTCCTGCTTCAGAAGTTCACATTGTTATCTGGGAAAGGAATATTTCCAAAACAATTGATCAATCCAGAGTGGAGTTTCCATGTAAAAAGATGGAAAGTTTCAGTCCCAGCAATTCTAAACTAGAATCTTTGGCATTGTGCTCTGGTGGTGTTGAAGCCACTGAAATGTTTTCAACATTTGATCAGAAGAATAGCATAAGTACTCTAACTACTGATCCACAATATGCAGTAGATACAGGTCCTGAGCACAATTTACTTTCTGGTCTAGAAGATTTGGTAGACAATGACATCATAACGTTGACACTTACAGAAATTCATGTTGATTCTGAGGGCAATCCAATTGAAAATCAACCTGTTATAGAAGATCAGTCTGTGATAAGAGATAAGGCAGTTGCTGAAATGGACACTTTGCAAAAGGAAGAATTAGTATTGGCTTCCTCACAAACAGCTCCATATAGGGAAACACCTGTCCAATCTCAAGCTCTTCCTACAAGTATTCTAAACCAAAATGGCAGTATTGATCTGAAATCAGATCAGCTGACTCCAGAAAATACTTCAGATATTATCTCCATGAATAATCCAGTTCAGGTGATTGCTCTTCAACAAGGAGAGAAGCCATTacaaattaaagagagaaaagttaAATTTTCTCCCATTACCTTAGAGAAGGATGCTGTATCGAGTCCAGTTCTTTCAACAAAAGTTGAAAATTTTTTATCAAAATCGAATGTCTTATCTCAAGAATCTAATGTTAAAGTAGCAAATAATGCTGCAGGAGATCCCCAAAATATTGTTCTAGGTTCCACAAATAATTCCTCACAGTCACAGAAGAAAAAGTTTGTAGGAAGTTGGGTTAAAGGACTACTAAACAAGGGAGTTTCTTTTATGCCTTCTTGTGCCTCAGCTAATGAAAGAAAGGTGCATTTGCAGAAGACAACTGACTTGAACTCTCTGGTTAAAAGGGCAAATAATTTTCGGGGTTTTAAACCTAAAGGTATAACAAATCAAACAAGTCCTCAGACACCCAAGAAAACATCTAGGTCTGCATGCAACTCACTTCCAGTTCCTAACTCTTCCCCATCAAATATCAGTACACCTTTAATGTCTGGTAAAGTACTCGAGGATACAAAGACTTTGACTAAATCCTTGCATAAAAATTTTCAGCCCCTTTCTAGTGAGATATCTCCTAAGCACAATTTTAATGGAAACGAAAATCACATCTCTTCAGGGACATATGAGAGTCAAACTCATAAACTTCGTCTAAAACTTCTTAAAAAACTTAAggcaaaaaagcaaaaactgGCCAGTCTTCAGGCTCTCCAAATAAATGGAAAACctccaaagaaaagtaaaaaacacTTGGCTCCGGCTGGATCTCAAAATGAATGTGAATCACTGCAAGGCTTGTTAAGGGAACTCCAGGATCATATTGATGCCACAGATAATACACCTAATGGTACAACACATTCTGGTATTTCTCTGAATAGTAGCCCAACTCATGAAGAATTTTTGGCAGAATTACTGTCGTCTTCTACTGTTGTTTCATCAGAGCCTCCAAGGGATAGAGAAGATGATTATGAGTATTTGGAGATGGTAGATAACCATAACACAATACCAACGCCTAGTGACTTTGTCTGTGACCTCTCTTCTGCAAATCCAAGCAAAGATCATAATTATAGTCCTGCAAAACAAAGTCAATATGAAGTTGAGGTGGACTCAttaatgaataattcttgtgataaaACATTAAGCTTGGAAAATCCCCTAAAGACAGATAtttttgatgaatttttttcCACTTCAGTATTAAATTCTTCAGCAAATGACATAGAATATTTACCTCATTTTGATGACTATATGTTTGACAGTTGAATGTCATTGTTTTTGAAATGTAATATTTGTATGattgtttaagaaaaaatattaaattatgtttTCAAATAAACTGCACGCTGGCTGTGCTCAAAATGTAAATTGGAAACTGATTTGTGAAATGCATTGTTTATTTGAACAAAATGTAACACTAAAGACATTATTTCCCAGCAAGCACTTCTGATCTCAGAATTGGAATTACCAGAATCTTGTTTTTAACTTTTGGAgagtaaatttttattttggtatgggctttttttttggtggttttctGAAATTTAGATAATCAGAAATATAGCTGATGGACAACTTTCTGATCTCTACTGTTTTAAAAATTACAGGTAATGGGTAAAATCAGATTATAAATCCCAGGACAtcaaataaaatgcataaaaaaactttttcattgaCTTGAAATAGAAATTCTGCCCGGAAAATGTAATACTTTATAAAAGGAGTCTTTGACTGGCATTAGATGACAGTAAATCCTCAATAAATAATTGCAAACAAAAATATCACTTCTGTGTCCTGGTATGAGAACTTTATACacttatatatatcatattagcCATTTCCTAAACTTCTTATTCGACAATAGGGGAATTATGTCTCAGTTGTTTTTCTATCCTGGGAAGAACCAATTTTGGCTTCTCATGCTACTTCCAAATTATCAGTATGTAGGggaatgaagtgatttgtccatgtcAACATACTTTGTCTCCTGTATctcattcaacaaatgtttaaatAGCATGGTTGCTGAAATAATTGCAAAGGTGATGACCCTAGTTACCTAGAGAGAGTAGGTAGGATAATGAGGGTAAAGATTAGAGGGTATTTTGCTAGATTGTGAAGGAAAACTATGGAAATGTAGCCTAATTATTCAAAACCTCTCTGGTTTTATACTATTACATTGAGAACCTTTGGTTCTCAACTCTGCCAGGGCTGGTTGACTGGTTGTCTCTTCCAAGAAAGAATTGTAGCTTGTAAAGGTTGGCCAGAGGGTgattttattttccccacttCAACTCATTGGGAAAGTCAGTCTTTTTAATCAGATCTTTTAGTCGGGGATTCTTAACTTGGGagtatgtaaattaaaaaaaaagttgataacTATTTGCAGataattcttttccttcataattccatgtattttatacatttaaaaacattattttttaaaaaataatattttatttgatcatttccaagcattattcattaaagacaaagatcattttcttttcctccccccacccgccatagccgacgcatgattccactgggtgtcacatgtgttcttgattcgaacccatttccatgttgttaatatttgcattagagtttcatttagagtctctcctctgtcatgtcccctcaaccgctgtagtcaggcagttgcttttccttggtgtttctattccctttgcgtatgaatagtgttttttttcctagatccctgcagattgttcagggatattacaccactactaatgaagaagtccattacattcgattataccacagtgtattagtctctgtgtacaatgttctcctggttctgctcctctcgctctgcatcacttcctggaggttgttccagtctccatggaactcctccactttattattccttttagcacaatagtattccatcaccaacatataccacaatttgctcagccattccccaattgatgggcatcccctcgttttccagtttttggccaccacaaagagcgcagctatgaatatttttgtacaagtctttttgtccattatctctttggggtacagacccagcagtgctatggctgaattaaagggtagatattcttttgtcgccctttgtgcatagttccaaattgccctccagaatggttggatcagttcacaactccaccagcaatgaattaatgtccctacttttccacatcccctccagcattcattactttcctttgctatcatgctagccagtctgcttggtgtgaggtgatacctcagagttgttttgatttgcatctctc from Monodelphis domestica isolate mMonDom1 chromosome 4, mMonDom1.pri, whole genome shotgun sequence includes these protein-coding regions:
- the USPL1 gene encoding SUMO-specific isopeptidase USPL1 isoform X1 — protein: MMDSQKIGNGLPVIGQDTGIGISSLHMVGYLGKKCDSAKVTSDSYCPACREKGKLKTLKSYRISFQESISLCEDPQCIYPLGYKSLENIIVSVDVENYQPPHKKPKRKILKSSSVVSSLELNSKENGSNTLFDSECTVNSELTHRHDEYNLYRTSSDLPVVLKDWQQNPSRAAESLEHSGILEAEIANKATEEYPSIVGSQTENVPKPETSSTKLEGLLENRCLPFTESTCLQWRNAYALCWLDCILSALVHLEGLKKAVTELCSKEESVFQQLYAKYNQASILLTADHLNGGKDESCTKNVSDRLRKAETHLNEVRNKIFAKLQPKLHCKLGNMESPVFAFPLLLQMEPVIEMLFMSSFSWNFECSQCGNKYQQRCSKNLVTFTNVLPEWHPLDAVHFGPCNNCKSNLQRRRMVLEKVSSIFMLHFVEGLPSNDLQFYSFHFEGFFYQITCVIQYQMKEKHFITWILNSDGTWLECDDLKGPYCKRYDKFEVPASEVHIVIWERNISKTIDQSRVEFPCKKMESFSPSNSKLESLALCSGGVEATEMFSTFDQKNSISTLTTDPQYAVDTGPEHNLLSGLEDLVDNDIITLTLTEIHVDSEGNPIENQPVIEDQSVIRDKAVAEMDTLQKEELVLASSQTAPYRETPVQSQALPTSILNQNGSIDLKSDQLTPENTSDIISMNNPVQVIALQQGEKPLQIKERKVKFSPITLEKDAVSSPVLSTKVENFLSKSNVLSQESNVKVANNAAGDPQNIVLGSTNNSSQSQKKKFVGSWVKGLLNKGVSFMPSCASANERKVHLQKTTDLNSLVKRANNFRGFKPKGITNQTSPQTPKKTSRSACNSLPVPNSSPSNISTPLMSGKVLEDTKTLTKSLHKNFQPLSSEISPKHNFNGNENHISSGTYESQTHKLRLKLLKKLKAKKQKLASLQALQINGKPPKKSKKHLAPAGSQNECESLQGLLRELQDHIDATDNTPNGTTHSGISLNSSPTHEEFLAELLSSSTVVSSEPPRDREDDYEYLEMVDNHNTIPTPSDFVCDLSSANPSKDHNYSPAKQSQYEVEVDSLMNNSCDKTLSLENPLKTDIFDEFFSTSVLNSSANDIEYLPHFDDYMFDS
- the USPL1 gene encoding SUMO-specific isopeptidase USPL1 isoform X3 — protein: MMDSQKIGNGLPVIGQDTGIGISSLHMKCDSAKVTSDSYCPACREKGKLKTLKSYRISFQESISLCEDPQCIYPLGYKSLENIIVSVDVENYQPPHKKPKRKILKSSSVVSSLELNSKENGSNTLFDSECTVNSELTHRHDEYNLYRTSSDLPVVLKDWQQNPSRAAESLEHSGILEAEIANKATEEYPSIVGSQTENVPKPETSSTKLEGLLENRCLPFTESTCLQWRNAYALCWLDCILSALVHLEGLKKAVTELCSKEESVFQQLYAKYNQASILLTADHLNGGKDESCTKNVSDRLRKAETHLNEVRNKIFAKLQPKLHCKLGNMESPVFAFPLLLQMEPVIEMLFMSSFSWNFECSQCGNKYQQRCSKNLVTFTNVLPEWHPLDAVHFGPCNNCKSNLQRRRMVLEKVSSIFMLHFVEGLPSNDLQFYSFHFEGFFYQITCVIQYQMKEKHFITWILNSDGTWLECDDLKGPYCKRYDKFEVPASEVHIVIWERNISKTIDQSRVEFPCKKMESFSPSNSKLESLALCSGGVEATEMFSTFDQKNSISTLTTDPQYAVDTGPEHNLLSGLEDLVDNDIITLTLTEIHVDSEGNPIENQPVIEDQSVIRDKAVAEMDTLQKEELVLASSQTAPYRETPVQSQALPTSILNQNGSIDLKSDQLTPENTSDIISMNNPVQVIALQQGEKPLQIKERKVKFSPITLEKDAVSSPVLSTKVENFLSKSNVLSQESNVKVANNAAGDPQNIVLGSTNNSSQSQKKKFVGSWVKGLLNKGVSFMPSCASANERKVHLQKTTDLNSLVKRANNFRGFKPKGITNQTSPQTPKKTSRSACNSLPVPNSSPSNISTPLMSGKVLEDTKTLTKSLHKNFQPLSSEISPKHNFNGNENHISSGTYESQTHKLRLKLLKKLKAKKQKLASLQALQINGKPPKKSKKHLAPAGSQNECESLQGLLRELQDHIDATDNTPNGTTHSGISLNSSPTHEEFLAELLSSSTVVSSEPPRDREDDYEYLEMVDNHNTIPTPSDFVCDLSSANPSKDHNYSPAKQSQYEVEVDSLMNNSCDKTLSLENPLKTDIFDEFFSTSVLNSSANDIEYLPHFDDYMFDS